The following is a genomic window from SAR324 cluster bacterium.
CTCAATTGCTTGAAAAGCTCTCTAGCCGTCTTGATCGATCTACTACCACAGACAAAGCCAAGCACTTTGCCAACAGTAGAATCCAGCGCTACCCAGATCCAGCATTTAGATTTTTTTTAGCGACAAAGCTGCAGAGTTCATCGACCTCAATGAAGGAGCAGGCCTTCGTCTTGGGTTGGTTGACTGGTAACTGCCCTGCGGCCTGGACAAGCCAGCGGGAGAGAGTTTTGTGATGCACCCCAAGAATTCTGCCAATGGCTCTGAGCCCCAGTCCTTCGAGGTATAGCTTTTGAGCCTGTTCTTTGAGGGCAGGATCCTTGCCTCTGCGCATTGTCTGAAAGGTTCGTCGACAAGCTTGGCAGCGGTAGCGTTGGGCCCCTCGATTCTTACCAAAGAGGATGTAGTCTGGATGAGCACAGTGAGGACATTGCATCGTTAGTTCTCCAAATCTCGGAGATTACTTCCTTTGTCCAAACTACGCAATTCCTCCAACACCAATTATAGAAAATTAAATAAAATTTAATTTTTTAGTAATTATGAAACCAAATCGTAGAGCAATCGATAATAAATATTTTTGTTATGATCGTATGGCACACCATATTCTTTAAGAAATAATTCTTCCCAGCCATCCCCTATATTCCAATTCAAGCTCCAGGTCGCAACTGCCAAGTCCCACCAAACGTCTGCAACACCAAGCTCTCCTAAGTCG
Proteins encoded in this region:
- a CDS encoding helix-turn-helix domain-containing protein, encoding MQCPHCAHPDYILFGKNRGAQRYRCQACRRTFQTMRRGKDPALKEQAQKLYLEGLGLRAIGRILGVHHKTLSRWLVQAAGQLPVNQPKTKACSFIEVDELCSFVAKKNLNAGSG